The following nucleotide sequence is from Nitrospira sp..
CGTGCGTCCCCATATTCTCATCGTCGATGACGATCCCGACATCCGCGAATCGCTTGGCGACATGTTGTCGCACGAGGGCTACATTGTTGAAAGCGCCGCCTCCGGCACCGAAGCTCTGCAACAGGCCAAACAGACGCAATATGGCGCCGCGCTGCTCGACATTCATTTGCCGGACTTGAGCGGGCTCTCCGTTCTCAAGGTGATGATGGAGCTGGACCCCTCGTTGCCCGTCATCATCCTGACCGGCAATGCGACCCCGGAGAACACCATCGGATCCCTCGCCAAGGGGGCCTTCGCCTACCTCACCAAACCCTACAACTCGCAGGAATTAAAAGCCGTGCTCCGCCGAGCCGTTGCCGTGAAGGGGCTGGCCGTACGGGCGGAGTATGTCGAGCAGGCCCTGCATGCCAGCGAAGAACGGTTTCGGGCGCTCGTCGAATCCGCCACCGATGGCATCGTCCTGGCCGACCAGAACGGACACATCATTTGGTGGAACGGCGCGGCCGAGCGCATGTTCGGATACAACAAGCAGGAGGCCTTGGGGCACCCCCTCACCATGTTGATGCCGGAACGTTTTCGGTCTGCGCATACCGCCGGCATCAGCCGCCTCGTGCAAGGAACCGCCACGACGTTCATCGGCAAGACCACCGAACTGGTGGGGCTGACCAAAGCGGGCGAGGAGTTTCCCATTGAACTCTCCCTGGCCTCGTGGCATGCCAAGGAAGGCATATTTTTTAGCGGCATCGTCCGCAACATCGCCAGGCGGAAGCGAGCAGAAGAGGCCGTCGCCCGATTGAGCCACCAGAACCGGTTGATCCTGGACGGTGCCGGGGAGGGCATCTTCGGACTCGATCTCCAGGGCTGCGCCACCTTCGTCAATGCCACTGCGGCGCGGATGCTCGGCTGGGGCCCCGAGGAGTTGTTGGGCAAGCCGATGGCCCCCCTGCTGTACCAGGCGGCATCGGGACCGTCTGTGATGCCGCCGGACCCCTTCTCGCTGCAGGCGGCGTTGCGTGATGGCGCCATCCATCGCATCCAGAACGAAACTTTTTTCAAGAAGGACGGCACCTCGTTGCCGGCGCACTACGTCACCAGCCCGATCCACGAGCAGGATCGAACGGTCGGCGCCGTCGTGGTGTTCCAGGATGGCACGGAACGCGCGCGCCAAGAGCGACTGCAACAGGCGCAACTCTCGGTCAGCCACATCCTCGCGCAGGCCGATCACATCGAGGAGGCCATCCTGCCCATCCTGCGTGTGACGGCTGAAATGGGGCCGTGGGACTTGGCCCTCTGGTGGCAGCCCCCATCCGCAGACGCCAATTTGGTCTGCCGCGGTGACTGGCTGCGCCCCGGTCGCCACTGGCAGGATTTTGTGACCCTCTGTCGTAACAGCGCCATGCCGCCTGGTCTCGATTTTCCCGGCATCACGAAGACAAGCAAACTGCCCCTCTGGGTTCCCGACGCCATGGTTGACGGCCGCTTCACCCGCAGGCCGACTGCGGCCCGCCTGGGAATCCATACAGCCTGCGCCGTGCCGATCCGCACAGGCAACCTGATTCAGGGCGTCCTGGAACTCTTTTCGGACAGCACGCTCCCCCCCAGCACCGGTCTGCTGCAGGCCTTGACCGACACGGGCATGAAGGTCGGTCAGTTTATCGAACGCACCTGCGCCATCCAAGCGCTGCGCAGTTCCCATGAAATGACGCAGGGGCTGCTCGCCAGCTTACCCGGCGCGATTCTGCTCTGTGACCGGACACAGCGCATCCGCTACACCAACCCACTGGCCGCTCAGTATTTCGGCGAGGGAAGGTCCTTGATCGGCCGCCTGCTCTCGGACTGTCTGGCTCTTCCCGAGACAGCCATTCGCTATCTGAACAATGCAGCATCCCCACCTCTCGCCGAAACCGGGCCCAGACCGCCGGAAGGCGAATGCGAGCTTGCGGGGCGCACCTATCGCTATCGCTTCTTCCCTGTCGCCGCAGCCGAGTCCGGTGAGCATCACACCGGCATCATGCTGTGGGACATTACGGAAGACAAACAGCTCCAGGATCAACTCATCCAGACTGAAAAACTCTCCGGTCTGGGGACCATGGTGTCGGGGATGGCCCATGAGATCAACAATCCAGCTCAGGCCATCCTCAGCATGGCGGAGTTGATCCAAGACGAAGAAGACCCTCGCCGCATCAAGGAATTCGCCGCCGACATCGTGGGCTATGCACGCCACGTCTCCACCGTGGTGCGCGATTTCGTCAGTTATGCGCGCGCTACCGGACGTGACGGAGAGACGGCGCTTGATCTGGCGGAACGTCTGGTGGAGGCCCTCAAGATGGTCCGGCGGGGCCCGCACTTCGAGCGCCTGGAGGTAGTGACGCAGTTCGACGTGCCGGCCTTCCTCCGTGCCAGAAAGGGTGAAATCGATCAGGTGTTCGTCAACCTCATCAGCAACGCCGCCCAAGCCATGCGCGGCAACGGTCGCTTGGTACTGACGACGAACCAAGAGGGCCCGTGGGTCACCGTCACCGTGGCCGACAATGGACCCGGCATTCCACCCTCCATCTTGCCGCACATCTTCGATCCCTTCTTCACGACCAAAGAGGCGGGGCAGGGAACCGGGCTCGGCCTCAGCATCGTACGAAAGATCGTCGCCAAGTATGACGGCACCGTGACGGTGGAGAGCCTCGTGGGGCACGGCACCACCTTCCAATTGCGGTTTCCTTCCGCCGCTCTGTGAGAGAACTGTATGGTCGCACCCAAACCGAGCCCGCCGAAATCCCGCGAGGGTTGCGTCCTCCTCGTCGAGCACGAGCCCTACGCCCGCAACACGATCCGGCTGGCCCTCGCCCAGGCAGGGCACAAGGTCCTGGAGACAGGCGATGGGCAGGAGGCCGTCGAGGTCATGAGGAGCGGCGACCGTTCGCGCATGGTCACTGCGATTCTTGTTGATATCGGCCTCCCGCGAAACAGCGGCGTGGAAGCGATCGCGTTCTTCCGTCTGCAGTATCCGTCGATCCCCGTGGTCGTCTTGACCGGTCAGCGAGACTGCGATCTTGCCATCACCCTGATGAAGATGGGCGTGCGCGACTACGTGGTGAAGCCGGTCGTGAAGCAGGACCTCCTGCGGGTCCTGGCCGGAGCGGTGCAGGGAGATCACACGGCACGGAGCCAGTGTGTCGCCTGAGCGGCTGGATGGGGCCTGGCGCTTGCCGGAACCGACCGGTTCCGGCGATGCCTAGGATCGCGCGGAGTAGGCGCGCTTGAATACCGAACGGAGACCGAAGTAGGCGAAGGAGTCCTTGAGATTCGAATAGAGCCGCTTCAACGGGCCCATATCGGGGTTGGTGACATATTCCATCGTCAGCACGATTCGCTCCTCCTGCTCCCCCAACGGCGTGACCGCATGCCATAGCTTGTCGCCGTTGAAGATCACGAGGTCGCCCGGGGCCGTCGCCAATTCCATATGGATCGGTTGTTTGCCGGGCACATCCTTGAACAGATCACAGACCAGCCGACAGTGCTTGGATTGATCCAGCAATCCCATCAAGATCGTATAACGGGCGCCCTTGTAGTAAGAGGTATCGTAATGGTACCCGATGTGGTCCCCGGCTTCCGTATAGTAGTAGAGCGCACAGGAGTGCGGATCGTTGGCGGGGCAGAGCAGCAGATTGACGTGCGTCAGCCGATTGAGCATCGCGCGAAAAGCATCCGAGCGGTAGAGGTCGATGAATTCGGGCCCCCGTTCCATCACGGTGTAGTAACTGACGCTGCCACCCTTCTTGTGGCCGGGAATATAATTACGATTCAATCCTGACTTGAGGACCTGGGCCTGGGTCACGAAGGTGCGTTCGACGAGTGCGCGCGGCAGGAATTCGGGAATGTAGAGGAACTCGTTCTGGTCCCAATAGTCCCGTTCCAACCGATCCAGATCCAGGGCCGCGACCGCTCGTTCCACCGCTTCGGTCACTTCGCTCGTACAGGTCTGATTCATACGTTCCCTCGCCGAGTCTGAGTTGCTGCTGTCGCCGCTAAAGGGTGTCATCCGAGGTCGGCTAGGGCCGACTCAGCACCGGAGCCCTGACGATTTCTACATCGGACGGCGCCTTGAAATCAAATAGATCGTCCTTGAGACCGCTGTTGGCCTTCAACTCGACAAAGTCGAAGGTCGCTACGTTGCCGCTGACCTCATGGAGCGCGATAGTCTTGAGGAAATAGGTCTTCGGCTCCACCTCTATCACGATCCGCTGGATGGCCCGCTCCGGTTCCGCCCGCCCTTCCTTGGGGGTCAGCGTCAGCACAGGAATGCCTCCCGCCCCGCGATCCTTGCCGGCCGTGGGGGTGATGTCGAACTCTTCGTCGAGCTTTGCCACGCCTTGCAAGAGCTGCAGCGGCGCCTGGGAAGCCGCCATATAGGTCAGTTTGCCCACCAGCACCTGCTTGTGCTCGGGCACATACATTTTGACGTCTTCTTTGTTGACGTAGATCTCCTCCGTCGCCGGTTCGATGTAATCCCAGCGGAGACGCCCTGGCTTCTTGATGTAAAAACGTCCGGTCGACAGCACGGGGGTGGCAAAACCCTCAATCCTAGTTTTCTGCGTGAAGGAGGCTTGGAGATCCTTCGTTTTTTCGTACCGGGCTTGGATCTTCTTCACCACCTCGCGCACTTCCTGCACCATCGGATCTTCAACGGGCTGGTCTTCCGCTCTCACCCATTCAGGCGCCGCGAGCCATCCGCACCAGGCTACGAGCACCATCGTCATCAACGTCCGCATCATGCTTCCTCTCCGCCGACCGGCCCACGACGGCCGAGGACCTCCCGGCGCCCGTCGCGTCCTGCCGCCCCGACCACCCCTTCCGCCTCCATCTGCTCGATCATGCGGGCCGCGCGGGGATACCCCACACGGAGGCGCCGTTGGATCAAGGAGGCTGACGCTTGGCCGGTCGACAAGACGAGGTCCTTCGCCTGTTCGTACACGTCGTCTTTCTCCTGCTCCTCTTCCGCCTCTTCCTGTTTGAGCGACTGCAATTCCCGGCAATAGGACGGCAACGCCTGCTTCTTCACAAACTCCACCACGCGACGCACATCGTCGTCCGACACATAACAGCCGTGGATCCGCATGAGCTTGCCGGTGCCTGAGGCCAAGTACAGCATGTCCCCGCGACCGAGCAGCGCCTCCGCGCCGTTGGCGTCCAGAATGGTGCGGGAGTCCGTCTTGGAAGAGACCTGAAACGCGATGCGAGCCGGGAAGTTCGCCTTAATGAGGCCGGTCAACACATCCACCGACGGCCGCTGGGTCGCCAGCACCAGATGGATGCCCGAGGCCCGGGCCATCTGCGCCAGCCGTGCGATCTTGTCCTCCACATCTTTCGGCGCCACCATCATGAGGTCCGCCAATTCGTCGATCATGACCGTGATGTAGGGCAACGGCTCAGGCAGCGTAGATTTCACTTTGTCCCTCGGCCCGTTCTCGCCCGCCGGTTCGGTACTCTCCCCTTGTGAGAGCCGGTCTTCTTCCGGAAGAAATTTCAGCTCAACCTGTTCGGGCTTGCCCGATTGCCAGGCGTCCGAAACCACTCCCTGCATCTCGGCGATCTTCCGGTTGTAGGCATCGATGTTCCGCACTCCGGCATCCGCCAGGAGCTTATACCGCCGCTCCATTTCCTGCACCACCCAACTGAGGCCCCGCGCCGCCGACTTCGGATCGGTGATAACGGGGCGCAACAGGTGCGGAATGCCGTCGTAACTCTGAAACTCGAGCATCTTGGGATCGATCAGGAGGAGTTTCACCTCGTCAGGCCGGGCACTGAACAAAATGCTCAGCAACATCGTGTTGAGGCTCACGCTCTTGCCGGCGCCCGTGGCTCCCGCCACTAGAAGATGAGGCATGGTTTTGAGGTCCGCGCTGACGGCCGCACCGAAGATGTCTTTCCCGAGGGCTAAGCTCAGCTTCGAGCGAGAGCGAGAAAAAGACGCACTCGTCACGACCTCCTTCATCGACACCGTCTCGCGATACGGGTTGGGCACTTCGATCCCCACGACCGATTTTCCCGGCAACGGAGCCACGATGCGCAGACTGATCGCCTTGAGGGCCAAGGCCAAGTCGTCGGCCAGATTCACGATGCGTGCGACCTTGGTCCCAGGCGCCGGCTCGAATTCGTACATCGTCACGACCGGCCCAGGACGCACCTCCGTCACCCGTCCCTCAATGGCAAAACTCCGCAAGGCCTTGGTGAGGATTTCGGATTGCAACTTGAGTTCTTCGTCGCTCAGGCGGGCGAGCGGTCCGGAAGGGTCGCTCAACAGCTCCTGCGGATCCGGCAATACGTACCCGTCCGAGACGGAGGGGCTCACCGCGACCGCAGCCGGTTCTTCGACCGGAGTTTGACGCTTTTCGACCTTGAGGGGCGGTTGGATTTTCGGCGGAGCGAGCGGCACCTCGATCTGCTCCAGGGCTTCGGCCACGACATCCACCTCGCGCGCCAACTGCGGCGCTCCTGCATCGCGAAGCGGTCGCGAGGCCTTCGGCCGCACCCGCTTGGACTGCTCCGCCTGCTGAGTCGGCCATTCCGGCCGTAAGGCAGCGGCACGCTCTCGAAGGGTCATCCACCAGCCGGGTACCCGCTGCAACAGCAGCGTCAGGGAAACAGGCACCGCAAACAAGAGCGCCACCACCAATCCCGTCAGGATGATGATGTGGGCCCCCGTGCTGGCAAAGTAACTTCTGGCGCCATCAGCCAGGACTTGGCCGATCACTCCACCGGCCATCCCGCGATGGACCCACCCGCTGGAGAGGGTCGGGACCCCCGTGACCTCCAAATGCAGCAGTGCGCTTAGGAACACGATGGCCGCCACACCGCTCCCGGCATTTCTGAGCCGCACGGTGAGAGGAATCGGCGTGAAGCAACGTGCGCCGAGGAGGCCGAGCAGGAGCGGAATCAGATACGCGGCCCCGCCGATCGTGAAAAAACAGGCGGCCGCAACCAGCGCCCCGACCGAGCCGATCATGTTCTTCGGCTGACCGCTCGCCGCTCCGATCGCTTTGGCGTCGCCGGGTACGAATGAAACCAGGCTGAGCAAGATGAGGAGACCGGCCGCGACCAGGAGAACCCCGATCACTTCACGTTTGACATGTGAGGAACGGGAAGGGGCTGAGCGGGCGTCACCGCGCTTTGCCGTGGTGGATACACCCATGCGGCGGATCGTAGCATAGGGTCTATGCCTTTTCAAACAAAGGCGCGACGCGTGCAGCGACAGACAGCGAGCTTACACAAGATCGGCGTCGAGCACCTGGGCCAACGCTCGATAGTCTTCCAGCGCCAGCATTTCGGCCCGGGCCTGCGGCGAGACACCGGCTGATTCCATGGCGGACATCAGCCGATCGAACGGGAACCCCTCGTCGCGAAGCGAATTGATCACCGTCTTTCGGCGGTGGGCGAACGAAGCCCGCACGAGGCGTCGAAACCGGCCCTGCCGAATCGGGTCGATCGTCTCATGAGTATGGAGCACCAGCCGGACCACTGCGGAGCCGACGGTCGGTCTCGGCCGGAAGCAATTCGCCGAGACGGTGAAGGCCAGGTCGACCGTCGCCACATCTTGCGTCAACACCGATAACACGCCATAGTCGCCCTGATTGGGTCGGGCAGCCAACCGCCGCGCCACCTCGGTTTGCAGCATCAGCACCATGCGGCTGAAGGAGGCGCGGGCATCCAGGAAGGCGAACAGCAGCGGCGTCGAGACATAATACGGTAGATTGGCTACCACAACCGTTCCGGCAGGCAGGCTCTCGAAGGGAAACTGCAAGGCGTCGCCGATGCGCAGATCCAGATTCGGACGGTGACCAATCTGCTCCCGCAGGTGCGGCTCCAACTGCGGGTCGATTTCGACCGCGATGACCCGAGCCGCCCCCATGCACAGGCCCTCCGTGAGCGCCCCTCGACCAGGCCCGATTTCCAGCACCGTCTCGCCTGGGCGAAGGGCCGCCAGCGCGATGATCTTGCGAACGATGTTGGGATCAATGAGAAAGTTTTGGCCGAGTCGCTTGAGCGCCGGGGGGAAGGGTCGAGCCATGGTTCCGCGCCTACCCAGACGCCGAACCAGCCGCACGAAGCCGTTTCGCCAGCGCCGCCAGATGCGATCGATAGCAGTCCACCTGATCGGAAAACTCTTCGACCAGATCGTTGGTGAAAGCGGGACCGGGATTCTTACCGGAGAACGCGTCGGCCTCCGTCGCCCCCACCTGCTGCCGAAGCAGGGCCACCGTGCGGACTTTCCACTTGGTGATCCGCTCCGACCCCATGACCGTATTCAAGTCCTGCGCCGTTTGTGATGCGATCGCGTCAAGTTCTTTGATCTGCTGTTCGACCATCGAGACAGCCGATGATCCTGTCGTGTTCATGCCGTAGCCCCTTTCCCTTTCCTTCGCGCGCCGGACTTCATGGACCAGGTCCCGGCCAGACGCGCCGCTACCTTCACCGCTTCCAACAAACTGCCGTGCTCGGCCACCCCTTTGCCTGCAATGTCATACGCCGTGCCATGATCGACCGAGGTGCGAATGATCGGCAACCCGACGGTCAAATTGACACAGGTACCGAACGCCACCAGTTTGAGCGGAATCAGGCCTTGATCGTGGTACATCGCCACCACGCCGTCGTAGGCTCCGCGCGCCGCCTTGCCGAACAAGGTGTCGGCCGGCAAGGGATCGCTGGCTTTGATCCCGACCGCTCGCGCCTTGAGGACGGCAGGAGCGATGTACGTCGCCTCCTCGTTTCCGAACAGACCATGTTCGCCGGCGTGGGGGTTGAGCGCGGCCACACCGATTCTCGGCTTGGCGATGCCGAAGTACCGGGTCAACCCGAGATGCGCCAACCGAATGGCCTTGGTGATCCGTTCGGTCGTCAATAAGGACGGCAAGTCCCGAATCGCCACATGGGTCGTGGTGAACATGATCTTCAATGGGCCGCCGACGATCATCATACCGAACTCCTCCGTTCCGGTCAGTTTGGCCAGGAGTTCCGTGTGGCCCGGATAGTGATACCCGGCCATGTGCATGGCTTCTTTATTGATCGGCGCCGTCACGATCCCGGACAGGATCCCCGCCTGCGCCAAGTCCACGGCCGCTTTGATGAAGGCCACGGAGGCCGCTCCGGTCTCCTCCGACGCTCGGCCCAGGCGAAACCTTGTCAGGGGTGTCGCCAAGGGATCCATCACCGCCACTTGTCCCGCCTTCGGCTTCGCGCCTTGCGGGTCGAAGGCGACGACCTCCAGCGGCAGTTTCAACCAGGCTATCGTCCGTGCCATGACCAGCCGTGAGCCGATGACGACCGGGCGGCAGAGCCGGCCCAAGGCCCTATCTGCCAAAGCCTTGGCAATCACCTCCGGTCCGATGCCGGCCGGATCTCCCATCGTCAACCCCAGGAGAGGCAGCGGGGAGCCTGTCGTATGGTTAGGAGCCATTCGTATACAGATACAGGGTGTACCCAAGGTACAGAAGCGCACTACCGCTCAGCAACCAGGGGCGCCAATGTCCCGACCAGAGGGCCTGAAGAAAACTCATGCCCATGGCCAAGACAGCCAAGACCATCGTCGCCAGCGCAGTCGTGCCCAAGCTCCATTCCGTGCCGAACAAGCCGACGGAAACGGGAATGGTCCCTTGGAACACCATCGCTCCGGTGACATTGCCGACGGCCAACCGATCTTTCTTCCGATAGAGCCACAGGAAACTATTGGACATTTCCGGCAACTCCGTCGCCAGGGGTGCGATCAAGAGCGCCAGGATCAGCGGCGACACCTGCAAGGCCCCCGAAATCGAATTGGCCGCCGTCACGAAGAGATGGGCCCCGCCCACCAGGCCCAGCAACCCGACCAGCCCCTGCGCGGCGATAAGGACATAGGGTGGCTGCGCCGACCGTCCGGCGAACAACAGCGGCTCCAATTCTCCCCCTCCCTCGCTCTCCTCATCCTCCGCCGAGAATTTAAGCTTCATATAGTAGACGTAGAGGCTCAACAGGCCGACCGCCACCCCAATGTGGAGCGCGCGAGACGGCACGAACGCGCAGATCAAGGCGAGACTATATCCGATGAGGAAAAACAGGATATCGGTTCGGACTTCTCCATAATGGAGCTTGAAGACCGGCGTTCGTTTGCCCAATCGCGCATACAGCATCAACAGGAGCGCCAAAATGGGCAGCACGAGCGTGCTCAACATGAAGGGCGCTCCAAGGATCGCGCCCAAACCGACTTCCACCTGCTCGCGGCTCGCCCCGAAAAAGATCGCGATGATCGGGATCGACGTCTCCGGCAGGGTTGTCCCCACCGCAGCAAAAATGCTCCCGACCGCGCCCTCTGAAATGTGTAGACGTTTCCCCAGCCACTCGATGCCGTTGGTGAAGAGGTGACAGCCCGCGAGGGTAATGACCACCGAGGCCACGAACATGCCCAGATACAGCAGGATCGTCACGGTTTCGAGAATCCCTTTCGCCGCTTGTCCTGCGTCCGGCCGTAGGCCGACAGGGCCGCTTCCCAGATGTCCTTCACCGGTCGGCCGACCTGCTCGGCCACCCGCCTGCAGTCGTCATATTCCGGCGCGGCCTTGCTGTAACCTGGCCGAACGTCGGCGACCTTGATGCGAATGTCCTGTCCATTCACCTGCACCGCGGCGAACCGGCGGGGCAAGACCCGCCGCTGCATCTCGACGACCCGCACACCGAGCGCGGTGGTCTCGGCGAACAGCACCGCCAGCACCGCCCCCGACTTTTCCCGCGGAACCAGCACGGACAACACGTGGCCGGGGCGGCTCTTCTTCATCATGACCGGCGTGAGTGTCGCATCCACCGCACCGGCGGCAAACACCCGCTCGAAGACCATCTCGTAACATTGGGGGTTCAGGTCGTCGAGATTGGTCTGCAGTTCGACAATCGTCTCCACCGACCCGACGGTGGAATCGGCGCCCTCGCCGAGAAAGACGCGCAGCACATTCGGCCATTGCGGCGGGTCGGCCGTCCCGGCTCCATACCCCACTTGTTTCATCTGCATGGCCGGAAGCGGACCGAACTCCGCCGCCAGGGTCCGCAGCAAGGCCACACCCGTCGGGGTGGCCAATTCACGCGCCGGTCCCTGCACATAGACCGGCAGACCGCAGGCGAGCGCCGCCACGGCAGGACCAGGCACGGGCAACGCTCCGTGAGCCGACATCACCGTACCGGAGCCGACATTGATCGCCGACGCCGTCACCCGTTCCACGGCGAGCAGATGCAGCCCCAACACACTCCCCACGACATCAACGAAGGAATCGATGACACCGACCTCGTGAAAATGCACCTTCGCCGGTTCGACGCCATGCGCCTTCCCTTCGGCTTCGGCCAAGGTGTCGAATACCGCCAGACTCCGTTCCTTGACCACAGGCGGCAATCCGCTCTTGGTCAGAATCCGCCGGATCTGCGCCAGGGTCAGCGGGCGCTCGAAGCCCTTCTCGATGTGCACGTCGACTTTCGTCGCCGTGAGCGCGCCTCGGTCCACCGTCCGCTGCTGAAGGCGGAATCCGTCGATCCGCAAGTGTGACAACCCGCGAATCAATTCCTTGAGCGGCAAGCCGACATCCACCAACGCTCCAAGCGTCATGTCGCCGCTGATGCCGGAGAAACAATCGAAATGAAGATGGTGCGTCATAACGTTCCTCGCATCACCTGACGCGATGCGAGCGGCATCTTACCGGAGCCGCATCCGGACGGCAATCATTGCACTCGTTCGTTGACAGCCCACCGACGCTGTGTTATCCCCACAACAAGATTGAATCCGGATCACTCGGCCAGCCGGCCGCAGCATAGGGACCCATGCGTGCGCTGACTCCAACTCCCGACGCCACCGCTCTTCCCCGTCCGCAATGGAAAGGATTCGCATGGCTGATGCTAGTCAGCCTCGTCGTGATCCTGATGGGACAGAGCACGGAGGGCTTCGCGAAACAGAAGGGGAAAGGTGTTCCGCGCCCCGAGCCGGAACTCAAGATCGTCGAGTTCTCGGCCTCCCCGATCCCCTACCATCCGCAAGAAGGACCGTTTCAGTTCGTCGCGACGGTACAATTGCCCAAGGAAGTCGAC
It contains:
- a CDS encoding response regulator yields the protein MVAPKPSPPKSREGCVLLVEHEPYARNTIRLALAQAGHKVLETGDGQEAVEVMRSGDRSRMVTAILVDIGLPRNSGVEAIAFFRLQYPSIPVVVLTGQRDCDLAITLMKMGVRDYVVKPVVKQDLLRVLAGAVQGDHTARSQCVA
- a CDS encoding PAS domain S-box protein produces the protein MRPHILIVDDDPDIRESLGDMLSHEGYIVESAASGTEALQQAKQTQYGAALLDIHLPDLSGLSVLKVMMELDPSLPVIILTGNATPENTIGSLAKGAFAYLTKPYNSQELKAVLRRAVAVKGLAVRAEYVEQALHASEERFRALVESATDGIVLADQNGHIIWWNGAAERMFGYNKQEALGHPLTMLMPERFRSAHTAGISRLVQGTATTFIGKTTELVGLTKAGEEFPIELSLASWHAKEGIFFSGIVRNIARRKRAEEAVARLSHQNRLILDGAGEGIFGLDLQGCATFVNATAARMLGWGPEELLGKPMAPLLYQAASGPSVMPPDPFSLQAALRDGAIHRIQNETFFKKDGTSLPAHYVTSPIHEQDRTVGAVVVFQDGTERARQERLQQAQLSVSHILAQADHIEEAILPILRVTAEMGPWDLALWWQPPSADANLVCRGDWLRPGRHWQDFVTLCRNSAMPPGLDFPGITKTSKLPLWVPDAMVDGRFTRRPTAARLGIHTACAVPIRTGNLIQGVLELFSDSTLPPSTGLLQALTDTGMKVGQFIERTCAIQALRSSHEMTQGLLASLPGAILLCDRTQRIRYTNPLAAQYFGEGRSLIGRLLSDCLALPETAIRYLNNAASPPLAETGPRPPEGECELAGRTYRYRFFPVAAAESGEHHTGIMLWDITEDKQLQDQLIQTEKLSGLGTMVSGMAHEINNPAQAILSMAELIQDEEDPRRIKEFAADIVGYARHVSTVVRDFVSYARATGRDGETALDLAERLVEALKMVRRGPHFERLEVVTQFDVPAFLRARKGEIDQVFVNLISNAAQAMRGNGRLVLTTNQEGPWVTVTVADNGPGIPPSILPHIFDPFFTTKEAGQGTGLGLSIVRKIVAKYDGTVTVESLVGHGTTFQLRFPSAAL
- the pdxA gene encoding 4-hydroxythreonine-4-phosphate dehydrogenase PdxA — protein: MAPNHTTGSPLPLLGLTMGDPAGIGPEVIAKALADRALGRLCRPVVIGSRLVMARTIAWLKLPLEVVAFDPQGAKPKAGQVAVMDPLATPLTRFRLGRASEETGAASVAFIKAAVDLAQAGILSGIVTAPINKEAMHMAGYHYPGHTELLAKLTGTEEFGMMIVGGPLKIMFTTTHVAIRDLPSLLTTERITKAIRLAHLGLTRYFGIAKPRIGVAALNPHAGEHGLFGNEEATYIAPAVLKARAVGIKASDPLPADTLFGKAARGAYDGVVAMYHDQGLIPLKLVAFGTCVNLTVGLPIIRTSVDHGTAYDIAGKGVAEHGSLLEAVKVAARLAGTWSMKSGARRKGKGATA
- the rsmA gene encoding ribosomal RNA small subunit methyltransferase A; protein product: MARPFPPALKRLGQNFLIDPNIVRKIIALAALRPGETVLEIGPGRGALTEGLCMGAARVIAVEIDPQLEPHLREQIGHRPNLDLRIGDALQFPFESLPAGTVVVANLPYYVSTPLLFAFLDARASFSRMVLMLQTEVARRLAARPNQGDYGVLSVLTQDVATVDLAFTVSANCFRPRPTVGSAVVRLVLHTHETIDPIRQGRFRRLVRASFAHRRKTVINSLRDEGFPFDRLMSAMESAGVSPQARAEMLALEDYRALAQVLDADLV
- a CDS encoding 2OG-Fe(II) oxygenase, whose protein sequence is MNQTCTSEVTEAVERAVAALDLDRLERDYWDQNEFLYIPEFLPRALVERTFVTQAQVLKSGLNRNYIPGHKKGGSVSYYTVMERGPEFIDLYRSDAFRAMLNRLTHVNLLLCPANDPHSCALYYYTEAGDHIGYHYDTSYYKGARYTILMGLLDQSKHCRLVCDLFKDVPGKQPIHMELATAPGDLVIFNGDKLWHAVTPLGEQEERIVLTMEYVTNPDMGPLKRLYSNLKDSFAYFGLRSVFKRAYSARS
- a CDS encoding outer membrane lipoprotein carrier protein LolA, producing MMRTLMTMVLVAWCGWLAAPEWVRAEDQPVEDPMVQEVREVVKKIQARYEKTKDLQASFTQKTRIEGFATPVLSTGRFYIKKPGRLRWDYIEPATEEIYVNKEDVKMYVPEHKQVLVGKLTYMAASQAPLQLLQGVAKLDEEFDITPTAGKDRGAGGIPVLTLTPKEGRAEPERAIQRIVIEVEPKTYFLKTIALHEVSGNVATFDFVELKANSGLKDDLFDFKAPSDVEIVRAPVLSRP
- a CDS encoding sodium:calcium antiporter, which produces MTILLYLGMFVASVVITLAGCHLFTNGIEWLGKRLHISEGAVGSIFAAVGTTLPETSIPIIAIFFGASREQVEVGLGAILGAPFMLSTLVLPILALLLMLYARLGKRTPVFKLHYGEVRTDILFFLIGYSLALICAFVPSRALHIGVAVGLLSLYVYYMKLKFSAEDEESEGGGELEPLLFAGRSAQPPYVLIAAQGLVGLLGLVGGAHLFVTAANSISGALQVSPLILALLIAPLATELPEMSNSFLWLYRKKDRLAVGNVTGAMVFQGTIPVSVGLFGTEWSLGTTALATMVLAVLAMGMSFLQALWSGHWRPWLLSGSALLYLGYTLYLYTNGS
- a CDS encoding DNA translocase FtsK 4TM domain-containing protein, whose amino-acid sequence is MGVSTTAKRGDARSAPSRSSHVKREVIGVLLVAAGLLILLSLVSFVPGDAKAIGAASGQPKNMIGSVGALVAAACFFTIGGAAYLIPLLLGLLGARCFTPIPLTVRLRNAGSGVAAIVFLSALLHLEVTGVPTLSSGWVHRGMAGGVIGQVLADGARSYFASTGAHIIILTGLVVALLFAVPVSLTLLLQRVPGWWMTLRERAAALRPEWPTQQAEQSKRVRPKASRPLRDAGAPQLAREVDVVAEALEQIEVPLAPPKIQPPLKVEKRQTPVEEPAAVAVSPSVSDGYVLPDPQELLSDPSGPLARLSDEELKLQSEILTKALRSFAIEGRVTEVRPGPVVTMYEFEPAPGTKVARIVNLADDLALALKAISLRIVAPLPGKSVVGIEVPNPYRETVSMKEVVTSASFSRSRSKLSLALGKDIFGAAVSADLKTMPHLLVAGATGAGKSVSLNTMLLSILFSARPDEVKLLLIDPKMLEFQSYDGIPHLLRPVITDPKSAARGLSWVVQEMERRYKLLADAGVRNIDAYNRKIAEMQGVVSDAWQSGKPEQVELKFLPEEDRLSQGESTEPAGENGPRDKVKSTLPEPLPYITVMIDELADLMMVAPKDVEDKIARLAQMARASGIHLVLATQRPSVDVLTGLIKANFPARIAFQVSSKTDSRTILDANGAEALLGRGDMLYLASGTGKLMRIHGCYVSDDDVRRVVEFVKKQALPSYCRELQSLKQEEAEEEQEKDDVYEQAKDLVLSTGQASASLIQRRLRVGYPRAARMIEQMEAEGVVGAAGRDGRREVLGRRGPVGGEEA